From the genome of Colias croceus chromosome 12, ilColCroc2.1:
aatattagttagtTATGTTTCAAGtgaatgtttacaaaaaattgtttattatataagtacaaaagtaattataattgaataatgtTTTTAGGGTAACAAAGGGGCGGTTAGTGTAAGGTTCAACATATATGGGTGTTCAGTGTGCCTCGTGAACTGTCATCTCACGGCACATGAACACTTGCTAGCGGACAGGATTGCTGATTATAATACCATAATCAAAGAGCATTCATACCACCTGACAGAAACTTCTAATATACTGTATCATGAGTGAGTATTatgaactttttattaatgaataattgtCTTAGATTAAGATTGCCGTGATTAATTAGAATTAGATAACTCATACTTACTTATAGAACTCTgcttagtattttttttataatatgtacaatgaaaatgcatgaaatattatgaaataaaatgattaaatatttagtttttggTCTCTTGTGTATagacatattttatcatatgACTATATTGTTTGTAGTATCagttattaaaatgataagaGAATGATGAATTTATTGATGAGATAGACAGATagtaaatatcaataaattttattattctagaAGCTTAAAACTATGAAAGAATATCGGATTTGTTAACAGTTTCCTGTGTGTAAtgcaaatccatactaatattttaaatgcgaaagtaactctgtctgtctgtctgttactcaataacgccttaactactgaaccaatttgcatgaaatttggtatatagatattttgatacccaagaaaggacataggatagatttttttccggaaatcccatgggaacgggaactatgcgggtttttctttgactacgcgggcgatgccgcgggtggaagctagtatataatatggtTGTTCCTTCACAAACACATTGACCCGGAATACATATATCCATTTTATGGAAGTCttattgaatgtaaaaaataaaaatatttaaattatttaaagataatgCTTTGATTGATTTTGATAATGTTTAAtcatgaatataaaattatggttgataatttttaaacactgTAATTTATTGCATGCGTTATAGTTTTTGTCAAATACCTAATTGGGTTAATCGCATTTATTTAACTTAGTTTATAATgaagtcaaaattattttttattgctaatTAGGGTGTTGGTTTCacacattattaaattaaggttAATTGATACTGTGAGATACACAGagagaaaattattataggcAACACTAAtccttaaaaaaaaaggatttTTGACTTGCATCATATTAAACATCATCAAAAGAGTTCCAGCTATTTCGAGATATTAGTTGGACCAAACAGacggaatttattttatataccttaAAGAAAGTACAAAAAGAGCTTCATAAGTTTCTAGGAATGgacttaaacaaataataaatatgaaaaccTATTTTAAGTACACATTTATATCttcaacaaatataaaattttatcagtcAGCTATTATCAAGTGGGTTGTCGGTTGACGTGGTTTCATTATCACATCGATCTAGTGTCCAAGGTGGTAGGCGTGTTttatacacacacataaataatttaataggtattaggtacAGTCAAGGAcgaagtaatttttttatttccgtATTCTATAGACATGCCATCTTGCTCTTAGTTCAAAAGGCTCAAATGACTGCCTCTTCACATgtaattagaatatttttttacgatgTTACATtgttcttaataattatttcgtacctagttattttgaaacgagTCAAAGACAAATAAGTGATATTTAGGTTAGAGAGTGCATTTAAAGCGCTGTTTACAAtttgtatcaaaataatatacagataacaattaaattcaattatcATATCATTTTTTTAGTGCATAGCGTGTAAACGAACAATAAATCAATGAaatctataattaaaatgcgctagtttatagtttttatacataaacacAATTTTTCGACTTTACAATGTGGCTAGTGGCTACATAGATTTTGATTTACAGGCATTACCAGTTTTTcattgatattaaaaaaaaaataataattaggtaactACATGACCTATtacaatttgtaaaatatagtaaCTAATTAGTAGAATTAGCCACTTGTCCCTAGTGCGTCCAATTTGACCCTGGgtaaaacaacaatattaactatcCCACGGAAGTTTTCTAACAattggaaaaataattttcaaaatatgtagCTCTAGTTGTTTCTGAGCTAAACTGTAACACAAAACATACCTACTATGGGAGACATGCATAGagtttatatatatcatattgtgtacaggccggcgcattctttttcataatcagagcgcattctaaatttcaatttcaacattagaattctgattggttttgtttttggtcgatttttgtataaatacggatattgtgtgcaaaataaaatcattacgaTCAGTATCGTCTTTGAGTTCACAACCCCTCTACACTACCATAGAATATTTCCTCTTTTGAATGTTAGGGCTTTAAGAGtcctttaattatttattttattcaagcgCACCATCGCATCACCACCATCTAAAATTGTCACTGATTTCAGCTACGTTTTTTGGATAGGTGACCTTAACTTCCGCACAGACCATCCAACCGGTAGTAGTCCAACTTCACAAGAGATTGTAGCGACACTACAGAAGGTTGAGAAAGACAAATACACATCATTATTGAAACATGACCAATTATTGGCGGTTATGGACAGCGGTGAAGCGTTCTCTGAGTTCTCGGAGCCTGAGATTCGATTCCCGCCAACTTATAAGTTCCTCTTGGGCACTGACGACTATGATACAAAGTAagtgagaaaaaaaatatacatattgttTCATTCAATACAGGAGCATAAATCACTTTGACGGTGCACTTATATAAATGGTGTCAGAATGACATTTCCCGCATATACACTCTTTAGtctctatatttaattttatatataatatttagcatTTTTCGTTAGCCTATTGCgagaatattttgaaaatatgttatgtatacaaaaaatatcaacaattaaatgaaataattcttACACTCTAAGCAACCTATCCAACTAATAACTAAGTATTGTGAAGATGTTCAACCTTGTATTGCATGTCATTAATGTGACCTTTGACCTTGCTGATTCCGTTTTCGTGAAGAAAACGTTTGTACGTGTTCAaagatattatgaaatataagtgTAAGAGGCATTGGAAAGGTGTCCttgacttttatttattttctaaatatgtttACTCAGTAAGTTTAAAAATCGAATATTAAtcctaattttatatattatcaaaatattaaaatacttaccgttgaaccaaaatattaaaaaatattaaaaaacgtTGTTCCAAAATCATGGAGACCCTGATTTTGGAAAATTACTGAACCTTAGCAATTTACTTTATGTCTCGTAGAAAGTAATCAAGTTTACGTAGGTAGGTCAAGCAAAAAGGTACGCAAAATttgtacttaattaaaaatgttcaatCAAAATGTATTACGTCTGGCTGCTGCCTGCtattatataacatacatTACGTAAAAGTCCTTTGTATGTTTACTAATCTAGATGAATTAAAAACTGCATTTTATTCTTCCTACTTTAGGAGAAAACCTTCATGGACGGACAGAATACTGTACAAGGTGATAGCAAATAATTACGAGAACATAACGCTGAGAGCGGATTTGATATCTTATAATCACATACCTCATTATATGGTCAGTGACCACAAGCCAGTGGTTGCACAATTTAACATCAAGGTGAGTGAAATTATCTCCTCAAAATATAAGTGCACGGTacgatgtttattttaattgcttatttCGTTACATTCGCAAACTTttcagtaatattttaattaacagagacgcatgaaaatattttttttgctgAACGAAATGTGTAGtgagttttttaattttttgtttaaaactcGGTCATGCCTCCagttaatttttgaaataactttttaatatatgtactttGCCTACTAACACTAGATTAAGTTATATGGCTTCTACGTGTTGAAAAGtagtttaaattgtatttattccaATGGAATAAATTGGATCATGAATATTTATCATACTAGTTTATATTAAACGAGAAATGATTCTGTACCATCCATATAATTTGCATCAAGTATTAGAAATAGATAGGTCAATATTAACTAGTTTTATTCACAACTCATGgtcataataattgtaaaaataataaaaaaattgtcacaTTATCACtgggaataaaaaaattgtttgctaGGTAGGTagtggtaggtacctaatctcGAACCCATGGTCGTACCATGGTATAAAGATTATACTATAGCCGTACCGTACGTTTTAAAGGCGAGgggcaaaataaataatctcaaTATTTAAGTGGTAGGTAAACAAAAAAGAGTAACCAGTCAATACTTGAtgataagtatttataaaaaatatatacatatctaatttatgttgtaaaatttcatgtaggtatattgtaaAGCTCCGAAATACGATTAGCTGTTTTGAAAAAGTAGCAATGGATggatacatacataaataattacacatacatccataatatattatatgagtgAAATTAGTAAGTTACACagaacacattttttatttacttgccTGTAAAAGTTGAAAGTAAAGCGcatgataatttaaaactattatatgtttgtaaaagttttatttgtatgattTATTTCTAGTTTCTAGGTTACGCAATAAgtttaatgttataataacaatgtgtttgttactctgtTACCTGTGCAtgaatttgataatatttgaattgtgCGTTTTGGCCGCATGGTGAATGCAAAAACCCTCGGgaattaggtatttttattttactgcgGTGTATAGTAGCTCAAGTAACTCTCTAGCTTCccaactacatatttataaaattataagtacctactataaaatcGATCCGTTGCGACATTCTTGAaggacaaacaaacaaaccacGTGTGGTACCACGCGATAGGTAGCTGGCTGAAACTGTTTGGAACGTAATACAAGCTGatagcaatatttttaataataagacTACACACTTTTATAACATAGTTGTTGCATATCTAGTGTAAGGCTTAAAACAGGCTTCAGTTATGCCGTTATGGCGTTGCaagaaattgaataaatatcctcataatataggtaggttttacgcaatatttatatatatatatatatatatatgtgttatTTGGCCTTGAATGCTACGACATTACTATGCTAACggtcataaaatattgaaaggAATATATTGAAGAGGTACTGACTAGCATTCGGACCGCAGCTTCGCTCACATTTGTAGTTCATCTCTCCCtgttttatgattttaataaagaaaggtccttctttaataattttaaatcgatACCtactctttattatattatgtacttatttcaTACTATGCATATCCTATTTTACCGAGATATCCTAAATTCACGTCTATTCATGCAACCACGTTATccagtataaataaaacagtacatataaagtaaataataagtaacagtaatcagtaaataataatgctaTAAAACCTTGATTTGATTTAGGGTATCGATTTCGTATTGCCCTACTTTATAAACATATCTTGAATGTGCAGAATTCATTCGTTGCTCGATAGTCGATACTTTTATTGTACCGACTTTCACAATCAATTATTCGAAGGGATAAATCAGGTCGATATTAAAGTACCAATACTTACACAGAGAATACTATCTCTGTATACGcacaaaatacatacttaattgtCCAAtgtagtttatattatatacatggGTTTGTTACCCATgagtatactaatattttacatagaaaCGTATCTTGTTGAGAATTTACCCGCTGAATTCTTGTCATGCTTGTATTTCGTTGGAATGCTTCTGTAAATTCATAATTAAGATTCATTCTAAAACGGGAATACATAAATTAGTGCTGTCATGATTCATTCTAGTCGTGAATTACCTGATATATGACTCGTTTTctgtagttattattatttcagctTTATCATCTCTGTAAATGTTCACaatattcttaaaattttcttGAGTAGATAGGTATCATAACGTTCATCTTGCCATAACGAAGGgcctttttaatatattaaaaaagaggagtattcaaaataaactaaaagaGAAGTTGGCTTTTAGCCACTTTAGTAAATATAAGCAGTAATAGTAAATGCGTAGTTTAAACTGAGATGGTCCTTTGGACTTCTAATCACTAGATATTAttcatgtataaaatataaatgtatcttaatttaagatatttacatactaaataagtaaataggtacttattacataatatttagtagATACTCATCGTTGTGAACTTTACATTATCAaaatgttttgtgaatttttttataaaatgtagtaAGTAACTAATAATGTTTAGTATGACGTGTATTACGTTTTGTTGACGTCACAACTTTGATTATTAACGTAGTAAAATCGGTTTTATGAggaatatacatattatattgaggcattatcttttattttgatgGAAATTGTTTCGGCGATTTCTATTGAATTTAGATAAAAGATTAGGATGACATTTCGTTTTAAATCCTATCTTATGAGTGGAATATCTATGGTCcatagatattaaatatatgtttgagttaaaaaattataaatactcatgtagatatttttaaaaggaatAACGCTAGAAAGAGAAGAACCATTCAGTGTGGATAtcagttaatattttatataactaaCATGTTTCCAAGATAAATAGGAAATATTCAGTCAAACTGTtgatttacacatacctatacattttgtatttgatAATTCTTGGTACTATCGTTCGTAAGAAACCACCGACTTTTTGTTAGCCTCAGGTAATTTAAGTAATGttattacatataacataaattACTTAAGCCATATGGTTTatcatttatcaataaaattactaattGTAGACagatttttatacatatagggtcattgcgctggttttcgtccaattataggagttgccaactttgtgatacgaaataaatattttggagcacccttccttaaacatataatttttttttaagtccttatatagtcttctttaagataatattaagggaaaataaatcattttgatgtatctttttatttaaattattttctgcaaaagtagggtaaatgctagttttcgtccaaaaaaactggttttcgtcctagtgtaagctagttttcgaccaccgtgtagaaaaaggagggtaggtcaactattaagtttaaaatcaattacaggtaaatatatacgtttatttaattaacattacaatttctcactacccaggtttagttttacttgtggttttactaataataatcaatataactaGTCAACACTGAGATCTATGTAGCACTTGGCAGTCCTTATAGGCGTTAGTGATGACTGTATAATCATTCGTAATAAAGAAAGGAATGCGTTCCTTACAATGTAAATgaaacaagtaataattacaggactaagaaataacatcaaaaaacagaaatattcattctaacaacaaaaattttcattctaatactttgtttatcaaatgaaacgtactataaacacacagccataataataagttttagctACAGAATCTTCAGTGTACGCagcgtcttttttttctagatttctTAGACTCCTTCGAGGCcatctaaaaacaataagatCTTTCTGAGGATACGttgagtaagtataataaaaaaatactgcattggcaaaacagacctagaataaaagatgatactcaagtgaatgataatcaagaaaaatacagTGTATTATGTCTGACCTACCCCCATTTATGCTACGAATAATTGACTCTACTTCACATAAGGAGAATGATACATGactgaatgaatgacaatattagatacctacaacactctggccctcaccaattatttataaggaagatactgaatagaaaacttttcaatacgtaaaaatagacgaaaagtaatgcaaaagaatggctatatttaatttttggatactccaatactcattcatggacgaaaactaaaacatttaaagctaaatttagttttcgtccacttctttaaatatttttttattttggcagcactgacatagcagtggacggaaaccaaaaaaactaaactaatagcaataaagatcacttcgggagaaactattcagtattttaaaggtccgataaagtaaaatgaccctaacaaatattcacgtagctgtttgagtttccgtccacttggacgaaaaccaaatattttgagaatttggtaacctagtatccgtccacttaatatttcgaagagtattataaaaatgtatgataaacacttataattgcgtttattatgcttataaataaacatacgtaccaaaaaaattacgtaaactagCTAAAACAGTGATTTACCTTACCATGAACTTTTCTCGCCGGCAAATTTTTCTCTCGCGCGATGACATCTGCAAGGCACGTATGCGAAGCGGCCACatttacgttaattttttgaactctcttcttgtcaaatcaaattttaatgttgataGTACTGTTGCTTAAACATTATGGACCGTAAAAAGTGCAAACTTGCGCGGGAAGGTAGGTTTGTATTCAAGTTTTACGCACGTGATTGTAGCAGGTCAGTCAAATGGACGAAAACAGAAGCTGGACGGCAAACCAGCGCAATTAccctactagctttccgccggcggctccgccctcggtttcaaagaaaaactagTATAGTtgccgttcccgtggaatttccgggataaaacctatcctatattactcgtggataatgtagctttcgaatggtgaaataatttttaaaatcggtccagtagtttatgagcctattcattacaatcaaacaaacaaacaaacaaacaaacaaagttgtcctctttataatattagtgtagaataAAAAACTATCTTGTTATTTTCTAATGACTAAGTAACATCATAAAAAGGTTGCGGTAAATAACGTATATAACTTACCTACTTCAAGTATTATCTAGAATTCATCtactatttttattcagtaaaTTATCATTGCTGATTTTATCTACGAGATGGCATATTAAGATTACACCTCAGACAAAGTTTCATACTTATGATGCCATCACTTTCGCGTTATTTTTAGTTCCTCtgtttaatttagtaaaataaaatctaaaaaatgtatttaatattttaagagtacgttaaaacaaataatatacatgCGTCGAATCATTTCTCGTTTAATAACATGATTATAGTACAACGATTTTGCATGCTTTTTATGTAACAATAGAATTAAGAAAGAATGGAATAAAGACCGGGAACGGTATATAGCTAATCCAAACCAAGATTAGTCATATTATTCCTTTCTTTCTCTAACAAATGCTTCTACCTAACTCTTGCACGCTAGATCCGCCAGCCTTTCCCACGCACGGTGTTAGCAGACAAGCCGCAGAAAGCATCGTCTATACGCATGCGATCAGCTCTAGTAATGCCTCCAGAAACTGTGTCGGCTTTCACTGAAACAATAAATGCGGGTAGTTCGATAGTACGGGATGGGGACTTTGAAATGGTTTCGAATGATACAGAGATAGGGGAAGTAGAAAATATTGTAGAGGATGAGGTAAGTTTTCTTGCACGTTTTttggtttttactttttgattTGGTTAAATAATTGCGATTCATATGAGTTCTATGTTAACgcactttttaaatacctttgTGActcaatttataaatgtattcgTGCAAAACTTTTTCGTTTTggtcaaattcaaatttatttataaccgataattataaattatgttatattttaaaaactgcaATAAGTGCGATGTTTTTCTATCGACATCTTGATAAGTgtctctataaataaatataacctcACTAAGGCTAGATTTTATCGAATGTTTTTTGCGTCtgcatttaaatttacatatcAATGGAACGAAATGAATGCACTAAGctgtaaaaactattttaaagaatagaaaaacttcgatcacgaggcgagATTCGAACTCGCGTCCTTCGCCTTGCTGGGGCTAATGCCTCgtgattgatttttttctattcttttagTTTCTCGTTTATGAAGCAtatgaatgctataaaaaatatagaatattttagtatatttcaatatttattatttttctagacGTTTTCGAATTATACGGAGAAAACAGTGGAATTCGCGCCAATTTCACGCATTTGGTACATCGGTGACGCAGACTTTAGAACGCAATGCACTTTATCGCACGATGTCGAGATAAACCCCAACGATTGGATCGGTATCTATGATGTAAGTATTTGTATTTAGTGGTATcgatatcatatttttttagtattgaACTGGAGGGAAATTACCTCAATGATACGAAAAATTATAGACTAgcagatttaaaaaatgattgCGGGTAGTCAGAGACAaacttacaatataaaaatggttTGTTCATGGTGTTTGTGTACATGCTTTTGcgttattgtaatattaatattctagCGCCGTTTTTTTCTGTTGAGATTCGTTAAGTCTGAATAATTTTCAGCAGAACTTTTTCATACATAGTATATAG
Proteins encoded in this window:
- the LOC123696315 gene encoding inositol polyphosphate 5-phosphatase K-like isoform X1, whose protein sequence is MDTLRFYFVTWNVATRSPGQDLNSLLDFPSQFNKNKQLPDFYVIGLQEVKSQPQNMLMDSLFTDQWTSTFNKILCRQGFIIAKNIRLQGIILLVYTQMKHVTHLRDIEAQYTKTGLGGLWGNKGAVSVRFNIYGCSVCLVNCHLTAHEHLLADRIADYNTIIKEHSYHLTETSNILYHDYVFWIGDLNFRTDHPTGSSPTSQEIVATLQKVEKDKYTSLLKHDQLLAVMDSGEAFSEFSEPEIRFPPTYKFLLGTDDYDTKRKPSWTDRILYKVIANNYENITLRADLISYNHIPHYMVSDHKPVVAQFNIKIRQPFPRTVLADKPQKASSIRMRSALVMPPETVSAFTETINAGSSIVRDGDFEMVSNDTEIGEVENIVEDETFSNYTEKTVEFAPISRIWYIGDADFRTQCTLSHDVEINPNDWIGIYDADFHNLDDYIAYEYLAKVSVPQAESTTGPRTITLSFPVGSGVRTPGFYRLIYFSQPNNDVRSVLGISDPFEVSSKEDKMITLDPCTEASCSTSPSRKPMSANTDVFTDFTGLDVAKLSRHFSNDLSID